From Rubricoccus marinus, a single genomic window includes:
- a CDS encoding sugar MFS transporter — protein sequence MSTTSPSQPQSAPEAPGATPAARYRTPFIVVTSLFFIWGFITVMVDALVPRLKAVFELSYFEAALVQFAFFAAYFIVSIPSGNLIARIGYKRGVVVGLLAMGAGCLLFVPAAGIRVYPLFLLAMFVLAGGITVLQVAANPYVAALGPARTASSRLNLAQAFNSLGTTIAPLVGAAFILGNTVLTSDEIGAMSPQAKAAYFAAEAGTVQTPFIVLAVILAAIAVGFALFKLPTILEGDGHIAGSYRAARASGALMWGALGIFVYVGAEVAIGSYLVNYFLELDVAALVRESPGLAGIAGFLSGGDFETFNVERLAGTFVALYWGGAMIGRFVGSALLQFVSPGRLLALFSGAAIALIALSVSSSGAVAMVAILAVGLCNSIQFATIFTLAIDGLGENTAQGSGILCTAIVGGAIIPPLYGLLADSAGVQPAFLLLTLCYGYIAAYGLWRARATPEAPIPEAHLVATTV from the coding sequence ATGAGCACGACCTCGCCCTCGCAGCCACAGAGCGCGCCAGAGGCCCCCGGCGCCACGCCCGCCGCCCGCTACCGGACGCCGTTTATCGTCGTCACGAGCCTCTTCTTTATCTGGGGGTTCATCACCGTGATGGTGGACGCGCTCGTGCCCCGGCTGAAAGCGGTCTTCGAGCTGAGCTACTTCGAGGCGGCGCTGGTGCAGTTCGCGTTTTTCGCGGCGTACTTCATCGTCTCCATCCCGAGCGGCAACCTCATCGCGCGGATCGGCTACAAGCGCGGCGTGGTCGTGGGGCTGCTCGCGATGGGGGCGGGGTGCCTGCTGTTCGTGCCGGCGGCGGGGATCCGGGTGTACCCGCTGTTCTTGCTCGCGATGTTCGTGCTCGCGGGCGGCATCACGGTTCTGCAGGTGGCCGCGAACCCGTACGTGGCCGCGCTCGGACCGGCGCGCACCGCCTCGTCCCGGCTCAACCTCGCGCAGGCGTTTAACTCGCTCGGGACCACCATCGCGCCGCTCGTAGGCGCGGCGTTCATCCTGGGCAACACGGTCCTCACCTCGGACGAGATCGGCGCGATGTCACCCCAGGCCAAGGCGGCCTACTTCGCGGCGGAGGCGGGGACGGTGCAGACGCCGTTCATCGTCCTCGCGGTCATCCTCGCCGCTATCGCCGTCGGCTTCGCGCTGTTCAAGCTGCCGACGATCCTGGAGGGCGACGGGCACATCGCGGGCAGCTACCGCGCCGCGCGGGCCTCTGGCGCGCTGATGTGGGGCGCCCTCGGCATCTTCGTCTACGTCGGCGCCGAGGTCGCGATTGGCAGCTACCTCGTCAACTACTTCCTAGAGTTGGACGTGGCCGCGCTGGTGCGGGAGAGCCCGGGACTCGCGGGTATCGCGGGCTTCCTCTCCGGCGGCGACTTCGAGACGTTCAACGTGGAGCGGCTGGCGGGCACGTTCGTGGCGCTCTACTGGGGCGGCGCGATGATCGGCCGGTTCGTGGGCTCGGCGCTCCTCCAGTTCGTCTCGCCCGGACGGCTTCTGGCGCTGTTCTCCGGCGCGGCCATCGCCCTGATCGCGCTCAGCGTCTCGTCCTCTGGCGCCGTCGCGATGGTGGCGATCCTGGCCGTCGGGCTGTGCAACTCCATCCAGTTCGCGACCATCTTTACGCTCGCCATCGACGGGCTGGGCGAGAACACCGCGCAGGGCTCGGGCATCCTCTGCACGGCCATCGTGGGCGGCGCGATCATCCCGCCGCTCTACGGGCTCCTGGCGGACTCGGCCGGCGTGCAGCCCGCGTTCCTGCTCCTCACGCTCTGCTACGGATACATCGCGGCCTACGGCCTCTGGCGCGCCCGCGCCACGCCCGAGGCGCCCATTCCAGAGGCGCATCTGGTAGCCACCACCGTCTGA
- a CDS encoding glycoside hydrolase family 3 N-terminal domain-containing protein yields the protein MHRFAPLLMTLAVAAAQAQPADFTPSDRVESLLSQMTLAEKVGQMTQLTLTPLAVAPSQGSGRVEMDAAKLREAVVDRGIGSIINVHDDALPVEGWHALLREIQTVALEEGRLGIPVLYGIDNVHGANYVVGGTIFPHGVGMGATFDRDLAEQAGIVTASESAAAGLTWNFAPVMDVGRQPLWPRFYETFGEDPFLAGELGAATIRGLQASGEIAATMKHYLGYGGPISGKDRTPIEGSMRVVRERHLPPFAAAVEAGAMTVMINSGEIDGVPVHASQYWLTDVLRGELGFEGVAVTDWEDIIFLHTRHRVAPTMKDAVRMAVEAGIDISMTPYDYDFTDLLVELVEEGTIPESRVDESVRRILTLKEKLHLFDEPHPNPALAGDVGTDAHTEAARQAARQSITLLKNEGAILPLAPEAKVAVIGPAADDLTALHGGWSYTWQGTDDQFFPEGSPTLLDAIRTRAAGASYARGATWTDADDVEAAVAAAQEADVVVLALGETGYAEWVGDIEDLALPDAQLDLAQAVIATGTPVVLVLLEGRPRLINRIASGVQAVVMGYWPGSEGAEALAETLFGEVNPSGRLSMTYPDGPNGITAYDHKYPEALGVGFTRIPDGFVPQFEFGDGLSYTTFAASGLSTSEAEIGTDGEVDVEVTITNTGDRAGRHAVLLFSRQHFASLTPHVRRLRDFSDVDLEPGESETVRFTLTPEDLAFIGLDGRPVVEPGTFSVMIDDQEATFEVIGPVRFLADVPRR from the coding sequence ATGCATCGCTTCGCACCTCTCCTCATGACCCTGGCCGTGGCCGCCGCTCAGGCGCAACCCGCTGACTTCACCCCGTCCGACCGCGTCGAGTCGCTCCTCTCGCAGATGACGTTGGCGGAGAAGGTCGGCCAGATGACGCAGCTCACGCTTACGCCTCTCGCGGTGGCCCCGTCGCAAGGGAGCGGCCGGGTCGAGATGGACGCCGCCAAACTCCGCGAGGCCGTCGTCGACCGCGGCATTGGCTCCATCATCAACGTCCACGATGACGCGCTGCCCGTCGAGGGGTGGCACGCGCTGCTGCGAGAGATCCAGACCGTCGCGCTCGAAGAAGGGCGCCTCGGTATTCCCGTCCTGTACGGCATCGACAACGTCCACGGCGCCAACTACGTCGTCGGCGGGACCATCTTTCCGCACGGCGTCGGCATGGGCGCGACGTTCGACCGCGACCTCGCCGAGCAGGCGGGCATCGTGACCGCCTCGGAGAGCGCCGCCGCCGGGTTGACGTGGAATTTCGCACCCGTCATGGACGTAGGTCGCCAGCCGCTCTGGCCGCGTTTCTACGAGACGTTCGGCGAGGACCCCTTTCTCGCGGGCGAACTGGGCGCCGCGACGATCCGCGGTCTCCAGGCCTCTGGCGAGATCGCGGCCACGATGAAGCACTACCTGGGCTACGGCGGCCCGATCTCCGGCAAAGACCGGACGCCTATCGAGGGCTCCATGCGCGTCGTCCGCGAGCGGCACCTCCCGCCATTCGCCGCCGCCGTGGAGGCGGGCGCAATGACGGTGATGATCAACTCCGGCGAGATCGACGGCGTGCCCGTCCACGCCAGTCAGTACTGGCTGACCGACGTGCTGCGCGGCGAACTTGGCTTCGAGGGCGTGGCCGTCACGGACTGGGAAGACATCATCTTCCTCCACACCCGCCACCGCGTCGCTCCGACGATGAAGGACGCCGTGCGGATGGCTGTGGAGGCGGGCATCGACATCAGCATGACGCCCTACGACTACGACTTCACCGACCTGCTGGTCGAACTCGTGGAGGAGGGCACGATCCCTGAAAGCCGCGTCGACGAGTCCGTGCGGCGCATCCTCACGCTCAAGGAGAAGCTCCACCTCTTCGACGAGCCGCACCCCAACCCCGCCCTCGCGGGCGACGTGGGGACGGACGCGCATACCGAAGCGGCCCGCCAAGCCGCGCGCCAGTCCATCACGCTGCTCAAGAACGAGGGCGCCATTTTGCCTCTGGCGCCAGAGGCAAAGGTCGCCGTTATCGGCCCCGCTGCCGACGACCTGACGGCGCTCCACGGCGGCTGGAGCTACACCTGGCAGGGGACCGACGACCAGTTCTTCCCCGAGGGCTCGCCGACGCTGCTCGACGCCATCCGCACCCGGGCCGCTGGCGCGAGCTACGCCAGAGGCGCGACGTGGACCGACGCGGACGACGTGGAGGCCGCCGTCGCCGCCGCGCAAGAGGCCGACGTGGTCGTTCTCGCACTCGGCGAAACCGGCTACGCCGAGTGGGTCGGTGACATCGAGGACCTCGCGCTGCCCGACGCCCAGCTCGACCTCGCGCAGGCCGTCATCGCGACGGGCACGCCAGTCGTGCTCGTCCTTCTCGAAGGGCGCCCGCGGCTCATCAACCGCATCGCCAGCGGCGTGCAGGCGGTCGTGATGGGCTACTGGCCCGGCAGCGAGGGCGCCGAAGCGCTCGCCGAGACGCTCTTCGGCGAGGTCAACCCGAGCGGCCGCCTCTCGATGACCTACCCCGATGGCCCCAACGGCATCACTGCCTACGACCACAAGTACCCCGAGGCGCTTGGCGTCGGCTTCACCCGCATCCCCGACGGCTTCGTGCCGCAGTTCGAGTTTGGCGATGGACTCAGCTACACGACGTTCGCCGCCAGCGGCCTGAGCACGAGCGAGGCCGAGATCGGGACGGACGGCGAGGTGGACGTGGAGGTGACGATCACGAATACGGGCGACCGCGCGGGACGCCACGCCGTTCTCCTCTTCTCGCGCCAACACTTCGCGAGCCTCACGCCCCACGTTCGCCGCTTGCGCGACTTCTCAGACGTGGACCTGGAGCCGGGCGAGTCCGAAACCGTCCGCTTCACGCTCACGCCAGAGGACCTCGCCTTTATCGGACTGGACGGCCGGCCGGTCGTGGAGCCGGGCACGTTCAGCGTCATGATCGATGACCAAGAGGCCACGTTCGAGGTGATCGGCCCCGTCCGGTTCCTCGCCGACGTCCCGCGCCGATGA
- a CDS encoding discoidin domain-containing protein: MFRRILASFFLTLLAAGAAPAAAQSTIAFNDQDFWLSGGNVAWVDFSRDIGPGNTDLAQFETIFQELHASGGNAMRLWLHTTGDASPAYSATETGVITGPGEGTIEDLQAILDLAWENEIGLKLCLWSFDMLQSGRSATKLAQNRALLESAALTQTYIDNALVPMVDALEDHPAIIAWEIFNEPEGMTREFGWTPERVGMADVQRFVNQTVGAIHRAAPGVLVTNGSWSFRASSDRLSQEGQPDMNYYADARLVAAGGDPDGTLDFYSVHYYEWGGTALSPFHHPANYWGLDKPIVMAEFYLGGSNGGGDGNNDAVYGVPYGDLYTTLYDTGYAGALGWQWFNYPVSAEGVVNWPRILESTQTMFDLHPEDVDIDPGFRLLSFTASPEGIEARQTSTLEWSTSNATVTLDGSPVDASGVLAVSPEATTTYTLVATDVDDATNTETASVTVSVLEPSEVNRALNGPVTASTYETCCGVDRVPEGAVDGDPTTRWASAWNDGASGGTADEQLDDDPNDEWIAVDLGQAYDIARVVLSWEAAYGASYDIEVSYDGHLWRSVYEERSGDGGTDEITFATPASGRFVRMHGLDRVTISGQRYGFSLFEMEVYGLESALQPPEVAFANPGLQAIYVPGVNLTLTAEATDSDGTVASVQFVLDGEPLATDAAAPFTAAWSGAEAGEHVLTAIATDSDGLVVSTGDYPVLIAPAASFQRYEAEAAQASGDIATVSESSASGGSYAEMNGENGGTLVWTVDAVRAGPATVTVGYRLPFGEKTQYLVVDGDSTSVRFTGPDNQWLQRRVTLDLEAGANTIRMERFWGYMHVDYLGVELAAVVGTDDAPEASGAPRLGPAAPNPFSDATTLTYRLATPGAVRLDVLDVTGRRVATLADGPQDAGAHTVRFDASGLSSGVYLVRLQAGDAVQVRRVLLTR, translated from the coding sequence ATGTTCCGCCGGATCCTCGCTTCTTTCTTCCTGACGCTTCTCGCCGCTGGCGCCGCGCCAGCGGCGGCGCAGAGCACCATCGCGTTCAACGACCAGGACTTCTGGCTAAGCGGCGGCAACGTGGCCTGGGTAGACTTCTCGCGCGACATCGGCCCAGGAAACACCGACCTCGCGCAGTTCGAGACCATCTTCCAAGAGCTTCACGCGAGCGGCGGCAACGCGATGCGCCTTTGGCTCCACACGACGGGGGACGCGTCGCCAGCGTACAGCGCTACCGAGACGGGCGTGATCACCGGGCCGGGCGAGGGGACCATCGAGGATCTGCAGGCCATCCTGGACCTCGCGTGGGAGAACGAGATCGGGCTCAAGCTCTGCCTCTGGTCCTTCGACATGCTCCAGTCCGGGCGCTCAGCGACCAAGCTGGCGCAGAACCGCGCGCTGCTCGAGAGCGCGGCCCTGACGCAGACGTACATCGACAACGCCCTCGTACCGATGGTGGACGCGCTGGAGGACCACCCGGCCATCATCGCCTGGGAGATCTTCAACGAGCCCGAGGGGATGACGCGCGAGTTCGGCTGGACGCCCGAGCGCGTCGGCATGGCCGACGTCCAGCGGTTCGTGAACCAGACCGTCGGCGCGATCCACCGCGCGGCCCCTGGAGTGCTCGTCACCAACGGCTCGTGGAGCTTCCGCGCTTCGTCTGACCGGCTCTCGCAGGAGGGCCAGCCGGACATGAACTACTACGCCGACGCCCGCCTCGTTGCCGCTGGAGGCGACCCCGACGGCACGCTCGACTTCTACAGCGTCCACTATTACGAGTGGGGGGGGACGGCGCTGTCGCCGTTCCACCACCCGGCCAACTACTGGGGGCTGGACAAGCCCATCGTGATGGCAGAGTTCTACCTCGGCGGGAGCAACGGAGGCGGTGACGGCAACAACGACGCCGTCTATGGGGTGCCGTACGGGGACCTCTACACGACGCTCTACGACACCGGCTACGCGGGAGCGCTTGGGTGGCAGTGGTTCAACTACCCCGTCAGCGCCGAAGGCGTCGTCAACTGGCCGCGCATCCTGGAATCCACCCAGACGATGTTCGATCTCCACCCCGAGGACGTGGACATCGACCCCGGCTTCCGCCTCCTGAGCTTCACGGCCTCTCCCGAGGGCATCGAAGCAAGACAAACGAGCACGCTGGAATGGTCCACGAGCAACGCGACGGTCACGCTCGACGGCAGCCCGGTCGACGCCTCTGGCGTACTCGCCGTCTCGCCAGAGGCCACAACGACCTACACCCTCGTCGCGACGGACGTGGACGACGCCACGAATACGGAGACAGCTTCCGTCACCGTCAGCGTGCTGGAGCCGAGCGAGGTCAACCGCGCCCTGAACGGTCCCGTCACGGCCTCCACCTACGAGACCTGCTGCGGCGTAGACCGCGTGCCTGAGGGCGCCGTGGACGGCGACCCCACCACGCGCTGGGCCAGCGCCTGGAACGACGGCGCCTCTGGCGGGACCGCCGACGAGCAACTCGACGACGACCCCAACGACGAGTGGATCGCCGTCGACCTCGGCCAGGCCTACGACATCGCGCGCGTGGTCCTCTCCTGGGAAGCCGCCTACGGCGCGTCGTACGACATCGAGGTGTCTTACGACGGCCACCTCTGGCGCTCGGTCTATGAGGAGCGCAGCGGCGACGGCGGGACGGATGAGATCACGTTCGCCACGCCCGCCAGCGGCCGCTTCGTGCGGATGCACGGGCTGGACCGCGTGACCATCAGCGGCCAGCGCTACGGGTTCTCGCTCTTCGAGATGGAGGTCTACGGGCTCGAATCCGCGCTCCAGCCGCCAGAGGTCGCGTTCGCCAACCCCGGCCTCCAGGCCATCTACGTGCCGGGCGTGAACCTTACCCTCACCGCCGAGGCGACGGACTCCGACGGAACCGTCGCGAGCGTCCAGTTCGTCCTCGACGGCGAGCCTCTGGCGACCGACGCCGCGGCGCCGTTCACCGCGGCGTGGAGCGGTGCCGAAGCGGGCGAGCACGTCCTCACCGCCATCGCCACCGACAGCGACGGGCTCGTCGTCTCGACGGGGGACTACCCCGTCCTCATCGCACCAGCGGCATCGTTCCAGCGCTACGAGGCCGAGGCCGCCCAGGCCTCTGGCGACATCGCGACCGTCAGCGAGTCCAGCGCCAGCGGCGGGAGCTACGCCGAGATGAACGGCGAGAACGGCGGCACGCTCGTCTGGACCGTGGACGCCGTCCGCGCAGGCCCTGCGACCGTGACAGTCGGCTACCGGCTGCCCTTCGGGGAGAAGACGCAGTACCTCGTCGTAGACGGCGATTCTACATCCGTCCGCTTTACCGGCCCGGACAACCAGTGGCTCCAGCGCCGCGTCACGCTCGACCTGGAGGCGGGCGCCAACACCATCCGCATGGAGCGCTTCTGGGGCTACATGCACGTGGACTATCTCGGCGTCGAACTGGCCGCTGTCGTCGGGACGGACGACGCGCCAGAGGCCTCTGGCGCTCCGCGCCTCGGCCCCGCTGCGCCCAACCCCTTCTCGGACGCCACGACGCTCACCTACCGCCTCGCAACGCCAGGGGCCGTCCGCCTCGACGTGCTCGACGTGACCGGCCGCCGCGTGGCCACTCTCGCCGACGGCCCGCAGGACGCGGGCGCCCACACCGTCCGCTTCGACGCCAGCGGCCTCAGTAGCGGCGTCTACCTCGTCCGCCTCCAGGCAGGCGACGCCGTCCAGGTCCGCCGCGTGCTCCTCACCCGCTAG
- a CDS encoding glycosyl hydrolase: protein MLPRSFSRALAVLALAASLAACASTPPLAPEAEGPDLVDPNATAETRALYANLQRIAPDRVLFGHQDDLAYGVEWVNEPGRSDVKETAGDYPAVYGWELGDLELGNAANLDGVDFQNMQRWIREGHARGGVITLAWHMANPVSGGNTWDTTRAVYAALPGGEKHEEFRSWLDTFASFVDGLRDANGRPIPILFRPYHEHTGSWFWWGRDLSTVEEYTGLWRFTVEYLRDEKGLHNLLYVYSPDVFQTEAEYLERYPGDDYVDVLGSDDYQALRSDSTVADMTRRLGMVVRMADARGKLAVLSETGLEGVPDADWWTNRLLRAIESDPDARRIAYALVWRNANAEARAASGQSTTHYFGPHPAGADAEDFRRFASRDFVWLEGDLPDLYEQ from the coding sequence ATGTTGCCTCGTTCCTTCTCTCGTGCTCTGGCGGTCCTCGCGCTCGCCGCGAGCCTCGCTGCCTGCGCCTCTACGCCGCCTCTGGCGCCAGAGGCCGAGGGCCCAGACCTCGTGGACCCGAATGCGACGGCAGAGACGCGCGCGCTCTATGCCAACCTCCAGCGGATCGCGCCCGACCGCGTCCTCTTCGGACACCAGGACGACCTCGCGTACGGCGTGGAGTGGGTGAACGAGCCGGGCCGCTCGGACGTGAAAGAGACCGCAGGCGACTACCCCGCCGTCTACGGCTGGGAGCTCGGCGACCTCGAACTCGGCAACGCTGCCAACCTCGACGGCGTGGATTTCCAGAACATGCAGCGGTGGATCCGCGAGGGCCACGCAAGAGGTGGCGTCATCACGCTCGCGTGGCACATGGCGAACCCCGTCTCGGGCGGCAACACCTGGGACACCACGCGCGCCGTCTACGCGGCTCTGCCAGGGGGGGAGAAGCATGAGGAATTCCGATCCTGGCTCGACACGTTCGCGTCCTTCGTGGACGGCCTCCGCGATGCCAACGGCCGACCCATTCCCATCCTCTTCCGCCCCTACCACGAGCACACCGGAAGCTGGTTCTGGTGGGGCCGCGACCTCTCGACCGTGGAGGAGTACACGGGCCTCTGGCGCTTCACCGTCGAGTACCTCCGCGACGAGAAAGGGCTGCACAACCTGCTCTACGTGTACTCGCCCGACGTCTTCCAGACTGAGGCGGAGTACCTGGAGCGCTACCCCGGCGACGACTACGTGGACGTGCTCGGCTCGGACGATTACCAGGCGCTCCGCTCCGATTCAACCGTCGCCGACATGACGCGCCGCCTCGGGATGGTCGTCCGCATGGCCGACGCCAGAGGCAAGCTCGCTGTGCTCAGCGAAACGGGCCTGGAAGGCGTGCCCGACGCGGATTGGTGGACGAACCGCCTCTTGCGCGCCATCGAGTCCGACCCCGACGCGCGGCGCATCGCCTACGCGCTCGTCTGGCGCAACGCCAACGCCGAAGCCCGCGCCGCCAGCGGCCAGAGCACGACGCACTACTTCGGCCCACACCCCGCCGGCGCCGACGCCGAGGACTTCCGGCGCTTCGCCTCACGCGACTTCGTCTGGCTCGAAGGCGACCTGCCCGATCTCTACGAGCAGTAG
- a CDS encoding glycoside hydrolase family 26 protein, whose translation MRLRSSLFILATALLAIAGCASGGAARGGADGPRPADPDALPQTQALFANLLQISPDHVLFGHHDDLAYGTTWRGEPGRSDVKETAGSYPAVYGWDVSRLFRRNRLDQPDPERQAELRTWILDGHARGGVVELCWHMENPVARTNSWDTTRAVYAILPGGERHDLYRGALDELAAFLKTLTPEGSDEPVPVIFRPFHEHTGDWFWWGRAHSTVEEFTGLWRFTAEYLRDEKEVHNLLYAYSTDVFDSREEYLERYPGDNIIDILGFDDYHSVKTVASRDTFAMRLRTVGELATERGKLAALTETGVETVPDSMWWTNVLLPAIKTDAMTRRIAYALVWRNANPDGDRADHFYAPFPGHPSAPDFVRFYQDDFVLFEDELPDLYTLPGSTP comes from the coding sequence ATGCGACTTCGTTCCTCCCTGTTCATTCTCGCGACCGCTCTTCTGGCTATCGCTGGGTGCGCCTCTGGCGGAGCCGCCCGAGGCGGCGCGGATGGCCCGCGCCCTGCAGACCCTGACGCGCTACCCCAAACGCAGGCGCTGTTTGCGAACCTGCTTCAGATCTCGCCCGACCACGTACTCTTCGGGCACCACGATGACCTCGCGTACGGCACGACGTGGCGTGGCGAGCCCGGACGCTCCGACGTGAAGGAGACCGCCGGATCCTATCCGGCCGTATACGGCTGGGACGTGAGCCGCCTCTTCCGCCGCAACCGGCTGGACCAGCCCGACCCCGAGCGCCAGGCTGAACTCCGCACCTGGATTCTGGACGGCCACGCCAGAGGCGGCGTCGTGGAGTTGTGCTGGCACATGGAGAACCCCGTCGCGCGGACCAACTCCTGGGACACGACGCGCGCCGTCTACGCCATTCTGCCCGGCGGCGAGCGCCACGACCTGTACCGGGGCGCACTGGACGAACTCGCGGCGTTCCTGAAAACGCTGACGCCAGAGGGTTCCGATGAGCCCGTTCCCGTCATCTTCCGCCCGTTCCACGAGCACACCGGCGACTGGTTCTGGTGGGGGCGCGCCCACAGCACGGTCGAGGAGTTCACCGGCCTTTGGCGCTTCACGGCCGAGTACCTCCGCGACGAAAAGGAGGTCCACAACCTGCTGTACGCCTACTCCACTGATGTTTTCGACAGCCGCGAGGAGTACCTGGAGCGGTATCCCGGCGATAACATCATCGACATCTTAGGCTTCGACGACTACCACAGCGTCAAGACCGTCGCCTCGCGCGACACGTTCGCGATGCGTCTGCGGACGGTCGGCGAGCTGGCAACGGAGCGCGGCAAGCTGGCCGCGCTGACCGAGACCGGCGTGGAGACCGTACCGGATTCCATGTGGTGGACGAACGTGCTCTTGCCCGCCATCAAGACCGACGCGATGACGCGCAGGATCGCCTACGCGCTCGTCTGGCGCAACGCCAACCCGGACGGCGACCGCGCGGACCACTTCTACGCGCCGTTCCCCGGCCACCCCAGCGCGCCCGACTTCGTCCGCTTCTACCAGGACGACTTCGTGCTCTTCGAGGACGAACTGCCTGACCTGTACACGCTCCCCGGGAGCACGCCCTAG